CCCAACATCCTGGTCAGCACTCCCTACGGCTCCCTGCGCGCCGGGCTGGATGTCCTCGCCGCCGCCGCGCCCGAGGCCCTGCACGTCGACCTCGCCCCGGCCACCCTGGTCCTCGACTCCGACTACCCCCAGCGCGTCGCCGCGGCCGTCCCGGCCGACACCCAGCTGGTCGCCGGGCTTATCGACGGACGAAACGTCTGGGCCGCCGACCTCGCCGAGCGCTCCGAGGTGCTGTCCAGCCTCGGCGACCGCGAGGTCTCCGTCTCCACCTCGGTCTCCCTCCAGCACGTCCCGCACACCGTCGCCGCCGAGACTGACCTGCCCGTGGACGTCGTGTCCTGGCTGGCCTTCGCGGACGAGAAGATCGCCGAGGCCGCGGCCCTGGCGGGCGGCGACGAGGAGGCCGCGGCGCGCTCGGAGCGTGCCGTGCGCACCCGCCGCGAATCCGCCCGCACCCGCGTCGAGGCCGTGCAGAACCGCACCGCCGCGCTTCCCGACGGCGAGGTCGCGCGCACCCCGGACTTCGCCGGCCGCCAGGAGGCCCAGAAGGCGCTCGGCCTGCCGACGCTGCCGACCACCACCATCGGTTCCTTCCCCCAGACCACGGAGATCCGCAAGGCACGTGCCGACCACCGCTCCGGTGCACTCACCGACGAGCAGTACACCGAGGCCCTTCGCCAGGAGGTCGCCGACGTGATCACCCTGCAGGAGGAGCTCGGCATCGACGTCCTCGTGCACGGCGAGCCCGAGCGCAACGACATGGTGCAGTACTTCGCGGAACTGCTCGACGGGTTCGTGGTCACGCAGAACGGCTGGGTCCAGTCCTACGGCTCCCGCTGCACCCGCCCGCCGATCGTCGTCGGCGACGTCTCCCGCCCCGAGGCCATGACAGTGGAGTGGGCGCGCTACGCGCAGTCCCTCTCCGACCGCCCGGTCAAGGGCATGCTCACCGGACCGGTGACCATCCTCGCGTGGTCCTTCGTGCGTGACGACGTCCCCCTCGCAGTCTCCGCGGATCAGATCGCCCTGGCGCTTGCCGACGAGGTCAACGACCTCGCCGAGGCCGGCATCTCCATCATCCAGATCGACGAGCCCGCCCTGCGCGAGCTGCTGCCGCTGCGCGAGGACGACCGCCCCGCCTACCTCGACTGGTCCATCCGTTCCTTCCGCCTCGTCGCCCTGGACGCGAAGCCGGAGACGCAGATCCACACCCACCTCTGCTACTCGGAGTTCGGCCAGATCATCGACGCCGTCGCCGCCCTGGACGCCGACGTCACCTCCATCGAGGCGGCCCGCTCGCGCATGGAGCTGCTCGTGGACCTCAACGAGAACTTCCACTCGGAGATCGGCCCGGGCATCTGGGACATCCACTCCCCGCGAGTCCCGTCCGTGGAGGAGCTCACCTCGCTCATCGAGGCTGCGCTCACCCATGTTCCGGCCGAGCGGCTGTGGATCAACCCGGACTGCGGGCTGAAGACGCGTGGTTACGAGGAGACGAAGGCCAGCCTGGAGAACATGGTGGAGGCGCGTCGTAACGTGCTCGCCGCCCACGGCTGGGGATAACCGGTGGACAAATCGGGGCAGTTATACACCGCCCCGAGTTATGCACAGGAGTTATCCACAGTGTGGATAAACACATTCGTGTAATTATCCGTACACAATAGCGTTCGAACAGCTGCGACCAGGCTATACGGGCGTTCAGGGTGGTGCGGTTCGAAAAGTCACTACCCCGGGCTGACCGGGGAACACGGTTGTCCACAGGCTGGGGAGGCGGCTGCGACACGCCGTCGTCCACAGACCTGTCCCCAGGTTGTGGATAACTCCGCGGCTGTTAAAAGTTGTGGAACTGCTGCACCACCACGGGCTGACCGGCGAACTTGCCGGACTGCATGATGGCGGATCCGTGACCGACCCGGACGGCGTTCGCGCCCAACATGTTGGCGTTGTGGCCCGGGGAATTGCGCCAGAGTCCGAACGCCTGCGACGGGTTGCCGGTGGTGATGGCGATGTTCTCGGACAGGCAGGAGCCGTTCTGGCACGTCATCTCACCGTGCTCGAACTTGCCGGTGCGGGCGAGGTAGTCCGCCCATTCCTGGGCGCTGGCGTCGAGAGCCGCAGAGCGCTGGACTGGCGGCAGGTTGTTGGCGGCGCGGTGGGCGTTGACCTGCGCGGTGAGGTCCGCGCTGTAGTCCGCCTGGGTGCCCGTGCCCGGCTACGAGGGCGCCGGCTGGGTGCCCAAGCCGGACAGGAACGAGGAGCTGAGCTGGGAGGAGAGATCCTGGGCCTGCGCGGGGGCGTCGCCGATGGTGGCGGTGGCGGCGGCAACTGCGAAGGTGGCGCCGATCAGGCGTCGGGAAACCCGGTTCATGGTAAACATCCTTAATGTCTGGGAGGGGTACCTACCTGTCTGAGCCTAAAGCGCGCCGCGCTGCAGATGGTGCCGGACGGGGACCAGTACCCGTGCGGCCGTGGGCACGACGAAGCCCGGCACCCCTGGGAGGGAGTACCGGGCTTTGTCGGCTTGGTCGGCTGGGCGGCTAGCGCCAGCCCATGCTCATGAGCAGGCCCACGACCAGCAGGCTGAAACCGATGGCGTAGTTCCATGGGCCGAGCTCGACCATGAACGGGATGTAGCTGGCGGCGAGGTAGAACACGACGATCCAGGCCAGGCCGAGCAGCATGAGCCCGAACATGATGACCTTGTACCAGGTCGGGGTGCCGCCGGTGTTGATCTTCACCGGGGTCCGGCTGACCGACGGGCTCGTGGTGGGCACCGAATTGTCCGTGACCTTTGCCTTAGGCATGAGACGAAACCTTCTTCGTTGGGTGGTAGTTGAGCACGACTGTAGCAGCCGCACGGGCGGATCTAGGGGGCCAGGTTGCGGAGGCTGAACTCCCAGAGGAAGACGGTGACCTCCGCGTCCTTACGCAGCGTGGCACCCGGGGAGGGGTCCGTGGCGGCGATGAGACCGTTGTCGATGAGCGCGCCCGTGCCCGGGCGCTCCGGCGCGACCCGCACCTGCGAGCCGGTCCAACCGGCGGAGTGCAGGGCGCTGTTGGCCTCGGCGGGGTCCATGCGGGTGATGTCGGGCATGGTGAAGAGCATGCCGTTGGAAACCCGCACGACCACCTCGGTGCCGCGGTCGGCCTCGGTGCCGGAACCGCCGACGGCCAGGACCTGGCCGTCGGGCTCCAGGGAGTCGACGTAGTCAGGGGTGGGTGTGAAGCCCAGCGAGGAGAGCGTGTCCCGGGCCTCCTCCCAGCTCATGCCCG
This sequence is a window from Corynebacterium doosanense CAU 212 = DSM 45436. Protein-coding genes within it:
- the metE gene encoding 5-methyltetrahydropteroyltriglutamate--homocysteine S-methyltransferase; the encoded protein is MSSFPHVTIEGYPRVGANRELKKALESYWAGRISADDFTSAAHSLRVDTYARLRDLGLSEDYAIPADVAYYDQVLETALTVGLIGGGSEISLDEEFALARGNSEKAPLEMTKWFDTNYHYLVPEVGTDAITPRAARILRIVEEARDAGYTVRPYLVGPVTLLALAKAAEGAGDPLERLSELTDAYAAILTELAEAGIDWIQLSEPALVADLGPGDARLAELARETYTRLLEPAVGESRPNILVSTPYGSLRAGLDVLAAAAPEALHVDLAPATLVLDSDYPQRVAAAVPADTQLVAGLIDGRNVWAADLAERSEVLSSLGDREVSVSTSVSLQHVPHTVAAETDLPVDVVSWLAFADEKIAEAAALAGGDEEAAARSERAVRTRRESARTRVEAVQNRTAALPDGEVARTPDFAGRQEAQKALGLPTLPTTTIGSFPQTTEIRKARADHRSGALTDEQYTEALRQEVADVITLQEELGIDVLVHGEPERNDMVQYFAELLDGFVVTQNGWVQSYGSRCTRPPIVVGDVSRPEAMTVEWARYAQSLSDRPVKGMLTGPVTILAWSFVRDDVPLAVSADQIALALADEVNDLAEAGISIIQIDEPALRELLPLREDDRPAYLDWSIRSFRLVALDAKPETQIHTHLCYSEFGQIIDAVAALDADVTSIEAARSRMELLVDLNENFHSEIGPGIWDIHSPRVPSVEELTSLIEAALTHVPAERLWINPDCGLKTRGYEETKASLENMVEARRNVLAAHGWG
- a CDS encoding CAP domain-containing protein; the protein is MPPVQRSAALDASAQEWADYLARTGKFEHGEMTCQNGSCLSENIAITTGNPSQAFGLWRNSPGHNANMLGANAVRVGHGSAIMQSGKFAGQPVVVQQFHNF
- the crgA gene encoding cell division protein CrgA; the encoded protein is MPKAKVTDNSVPTTSPSVSRTPVKINTGGTPTWYKVIMFGLMLLGLAWIVVFYLAASYIPFMVELGPWNYAIGFSLLVVGLLMSMGWR